One genomic segment of Alicycliphilus denitrificans K601 includes these proteins:
- a CDS encoding AAA family ATPase — translation MTSHSLVPQTSGLSLPVAQMRSVFHPGDVERRLARLQEAGSQREYENLRVVYERMLERGPERFQVKPSGVPDMVPLYEHLPNFTDVLDDVKRHVALAQDSRDGLEVTPMLLLGPPGIGKTHFARQLAELLGTGMSLVPMSSMTAGWLLSGASSQWKGARPGKVFEALVEGEYANPVIVVDEIDKAAGDAQYDPLGALYGLLEHDTAQSFTDEFAEVAIDASQVIWITTANDERGIPEPILNRMNVFQVQAPTPSQARAIALNLYHGIRAGHDWGRLVDPEPQPAVLDLLAQMPPREMRRALMTGFGNARLARRSTVEADDLPRAAGAKGRIGFMQ, via the coding sequence ATGACCAGTCACAGCCTCGTCCCCCAAACCTCTGGCCTGTCGCTGCCGGTGGCGCAGATGCGCAGCGTGTTCCACCCCGGCGACGTCGAGCGCAGGCTCGCGCGCCTGCAGGAAGCGGGCAGCCAGCGCGAATACGAGAACCTGCGCGTCGTCTATGAACGCATGCTCGAACGCGGCCCCGAGCGCTTCCAGGTCAAGCCCTCGGGCGTGCCCGACATGGTGCCGCTCTACGAGCACCTGCCCAACTTCACCGATGTGCTCGACGACGTGAAGCGCCACGTCGCCCTGGCGCAGGACAGCCGCGACGGGCTGGAGGTCACGCCCATGCTGCTGCTGGGCCCGCCCGGCATCGGCAAGACGCACTTCGCGCGCCAGCTCGCCGAGCTGCTGGGCACGGGCATGAGCCTCGTGCCCATGAGCTCGATGACGGCGGGCTGGCTCCTCTCGGGCGCATCGTCCCAGTGGAAGGGCGCGCGCCCCGGCAAGGTGTTCGAGGCGCTGGTCGAGGGCGAGTACGCCAACCCCGTGATCGTGGTCGACGAGATCGACAAGGCCGCGGGCGACGCGCAGTACGACCCGCTGGGCGCGCTCTACGGCCTGCTGGAGCACGACACCGCACAGAGCTTCACCGACGAATTCGCCGAGGTCGCCATCGACGCGAGCCAGGTCATCTGGATCACCACGGCCAACGACGAGCGCGGCATTCCCGAGCCCATCCTCAACCGCATGAACGTGTTCCAGGTGCAGGCGCCCACGCCGAGCCAGGCCCGCGCTATCGCGCTGAACCTGTACCACGGCATACGCGCGGGCCACGACTGGGGGCGGCTGGTCGATCCCGAGCCGCAGCCGGCCGTGCTCGACCTGCTGGCGCAGATGCCGCCGCGCGAGATGCGCCGCGCACTCATGACCGGCTTCGGCAACGCGCGGCTGGCCCGCCGCTCCACCGTCGAGGCGGACGACCTGCCGCGCGCGGCTGGCGCCAAGGGGCGCATCGGGTTCATGCAATAG
- the grxD gene encoding Grx4 family monothiol glutaredoxin produces MSDVQQRIDQLVKSNDILLFMKGNASFPMCGFSGRAVQILKACGVDPKDIAAVNVLEDDEIRQGIKDYSNWPTIPQLYVKGEFIGGSDIMMEMYESGELQQVLGTQQQAG; encoded by the coding sequence ATGAGCGACGTCCAGCAACGCATCGACCAACTGGTCAAATCCAACGACATCCTGCTGTTCATGAAAGGCAACGCCAGCTTTCCCATGTGCGGCTTCTCGGGCCGCGCCGTCCAGATCCTCAAGGCCTGCGGCGTCGATCCCAAGGACATCGCCGCCGTGAACGTGCTGGAGGACGACGAGATCCGCCAGGGCATCAAGGACTACAGCAACTGGCCCACGATCCCTCAGCTCTACGTGAAGGGCGAATTCATCGGCGGCTCGGACATCATGATGGAGATGTACGAGTCTGGCGAGCTGCAGCAGGTGCTGGGCACCCAGCAGCAGGCCGGCTGA
- the prmC gene encoding peptide chain release factor N(5)-glutamine methyltransferase has translation MDGIATIAQALARAQARGLARIDAQMLLLHALGRPTGDRAWLLAHDTDPLDAPALARYQALCARRAAGEPVAYLTGSKEFYGLPLRVDARVLDPRPDTEILVDWALELLAPLPAPRVADLGTGSGAIALALQHARPDARVLAVDASAGALAVARANAERLGLPVRFVQADWLAGIAGPFDAIVSNPPYIPAQDPHLAALAHEPLSALASGADGLDDIRAIAAQAPALLAPGGWLLLEHGWDQAGAVQALLRAAGLARVQSRDDLAGIARCTGGSMPAAGRQ, from the coding sequence ATGGATGGAATAGCAACCATCGCCCAGGCGCTCGCACGGGCGCAGGCCCGGGGCCTGGCGCGCATCGACGCGCAGATGCTGCTGCTGCACGCGCTGGGCCGCCCCACCGGCGACCGCGCCTGGCTGCTCGCGCACGACACCGACCCGCTGGACGCGCCCGCCCTGGCCCGCTACCAGGCGCTGTGCGCGCGCCGCGCGGCTGGCGAACCCGTGGCCTACCTCACGGGCAGCAAGGAGTTCTACGGCCTGCCCCTGCGGGTGGACGCCCGCGTGCTCGACCCGCGCCCCGACACCGAGATCCTCGTGGACTGGGCGCTGGAGCTGCTCGCCCCCCTGCCCGCCCCGCGCGTGGCCGACCTGGGCACCGGCAGCGGCGCCATCGCCCTGGCGCTGCAGCACGCGCGCCCCGACGCCCGGGTGCTGGCCGTGGACGCCAGCGCCGGCGCCCTGGCCGTGGCCCGCGCCAACGCCGAGCGGCTGGGCCTGCCCGTGCGGTTCGTGCAGGCCGACTGGCTCGCGGGCATCGCCGGGCCGTTCGACGCCATCGTGAGCAACCCGCCCTACATCCCCGCGCAGGACCCGCACCTGGCCGCGCTCGCGCACGAACCCCTCTCGGCCCTGGCCAGCGGCGCCGACGGGCTGGACGACATCCGCGCCATCGCCGCCCAGGCGCCCGCGCTGCTCGCGCCCGGCGGCTGGCTGCTGCTGGAGCACGGCTGGGACCAGGCCGGCGCCGTTCAGGCGCTGCTGCGCGCCGCGGGCCTGGCCCGGGTCCAGAGCCGCGACGACCTGGCCGGCATAGCCCGATGCACAGGCGGGTCAATGCCCGCGGCTGGCCGGCAGTGA
- the prfA gene encoding peptide chain release factor 1, with protein MKPFLRSQLERYAQRLSELDFLLSREDIMADMQQYRAISREHADVTAVAGRYARYRQREADLEGAREMLEDPDMAEMAQEEIAAAEAELAQLEDELQRMLLPKDPDDERNAFVEIRAGTGGDESALFAGDLARMYTRYAATQGWKVEVMSANESELGGYKEVVLRIEGDHAYGRLRFESGGHRVQRVPATETQGRIHTSACTVAVMPEPDEAQAITLNPADLRIDTFRASGAGGQHINKTDSAVRVVHLPTGIVAECQDGRSQHANKAKALQVLQARIQEKERSERAAKEAALRKGLIGSGDRSDRIRTYNFPQGRLTDHRINLTLYKLLAVMEGDLGEVLQALQHAREAELLAELETAV; from the coding sequence ATGAAACCCTTTCTCCGCAGCCAGTTGGAACGCTACGCCCAGCGCCTCTCGGAACTCGACTTCCTGCTCTCGCGCGAGGACATCATGGCCGATATGCAGCAGTACCGCGCCATCTCGCGCGAGCACGCCGACGTGACCGCCGTGGCAGGCCGCTACGCGCGCTACCGCCAGCGCGAGGCCGACCTGGAGGGCGCGCGCGAAATGCTCGAAGACCCCGACATGGCCGAGATGGCGCAGGAGGAGATCGCCGCCGCCGAGGCCGAGCTCGCGCAGCTGGAGGACGAGCTGCAGCGCATGCTGCTGCCCAAGGACCCGGACGACGAGCGCAACGCCTTCGTCGAGATCCGCGCCGGCACGGGCGGCGACGAATCGGCCCTGTTCGCGGGCGACCTCGCGCGCATGTACACGCGCTACGCCGCCACGCAGGGCTGGAAGGTGGAGGTCATGAGCGCCAACGAGAGCGAGCTCGGCGGCTACAAGGAAGTGGTGCTGCGCATCGAGGGCGACCACGCCTATGGCCGCCTGCGCTTCGAGTCCGGCGGCCACCGCGTGCAGCGCGTGCCCGCCACCGAGACGCAGGGCCGCATCCACACCAGTGCCTGCACCGTGGCCGTCATGCCCGAGCCCGACGAGGCCCAGGCCATCACACTCAACCCCGCCGACCTGCGCATCGACACCTTCCGCGCCAGCGGCGCGGGCGGCCAGCACATCAACAAGACCGACTCCGCCGTGCGCGTGGTGCACCTCCCCACCGGCATCGTCGCCGAATGCCAGGACGGGCGCAGCCAGCACGCCAACAAGGCCAAGGCCCTGCAGGTGCTGCAGGCGCGCATCCAGGAAAAGGAGCGCAGCGAGCGCGCCGCCAAGGAGGCGGCGCTGCGCAAGGGGCTCATCGGCAGCGGCGACCGCAGCGACCGCATCCGCACCTACAACTTCCCGCAGGGCCGGCTCACCGACCACCGCATCAACCTCACGCTCTACAAGCTGCTGGCCGTCATGGAAGGCGACCTGGGCGAAGTGCTGCAGGCCCTGCAGCACGCGCGCGAGGCCGAGCTGCTGGCCGAGCTCGAAACCGCGGTTTGA
- the hemA gene encoding glutamyl-tRNA reductase, which translates to MAVWALGINHHTAPLDLRGRFAFALDQIAPTLHGLRQSLAQGAGRHPDVETAIISTCNRTEIYCAAEAPALDHTLDWLASSGGVSPSLLRSHSYTLESGLVARHAFRVASGLDSMVLGEAQILGQMKDAVRAAKGAGALGTTLNQLFQRSFAVAKEVRTSTDIGAHSISMAAAAVRLAGQLFEDLSKIRVLFVGAGEMIELCATHFAARNPKQIAIANRTLERGEKLATRFGGEVMRLADLPDHLHEFDAVVSCTASTLPIIGLGAVERALKKRRHRPIFMVDLAVPRDIEPEVKQLEDVYLYTVDDLASVVQTAQAHRQAAVAQAEAIIDAGVQSFMHWMELRTPAAGPSGGVVPLIRQLNTQTDEWRALEIARAKKLLAKGEDIDTVLEALSRGLTQKMLHGTMAELRAGDAETRAQTAQTVSRLFLRSSSRNGL; encoded by the coding sequence ATGGCAGTCTGGGCCCTAGGCATCAATCACCACACCGCCCCGCTGGACCTGCGGGGCCGTTTCGCGTTCGCCCTGGACCAAATCGCGCCCACGCTGCACGGGCTGCGCCAGTCGCTGGCCCAGGGAGCGGGCCGCCACCCAGACGTGGAGACGGCCATCATCTCCACCTGCAACCGCACCGAGATCTACTGCGCCGCCGAGGCTCCGGCCCTGGACCACACGCTGGACTGGCTCGCCTCCAGCGGCGGCGTGAGCCCCTCGCTGCTGCGCTCGCACTCCTACACGCTCGAAAGTGGCCTGGTCGCGCGCCACGCCTTCCGCGTGGCCAGCGGGCTCGACTCCATGGTGCTGGGCGAGGCGCAGATCCTCGGCCAGATGAAGGACGCCGTGCGCGCCGCCAAAGGCGCGGGCGCTTTAGGCACCACGCTCAACCAGCTGTTCCAGCGCAGCTTCGCCGTGGCCAAGGAAGTGCGCACCAGCACCGACATCGGCGCGCACAGCATCAGCATGGCCGCGGCGGCCGTGCGGCTGGCGGGCCAGCTGTTCGAGGACCTGTCCAAGATCCGCGTGCTGTTCGTGGGCGCGGGCGAGATGATCGAGCTGTGCGCCACGCACTTCGCGGCCAGGAATCCCAAGCAGATCGCCATCGCCAACCGCACGCTGGAGCGCGGCGAGAAGCTGGCCACGCGCTTCGGCGGCGAGGTCATGCGCCTGGCCGACCTGCCCGACCACCTGCACGAGTTCGACGCCGTGGTGAGCTGCACCGCGAGTACCCTGCCCATTATCGGCCTGGGCGCCGTGGAGCGCGCGCTCAAGAAGCGCCGCCATCGCCCCATCTTCATGGTGGACCTGGCCGTGCCGCGCGACATCGAGCCCGAGGTCAAGCAGCTCGAGGACGTGTACCTCTACACCGTGGACGACCTGGCCAGCGTGGTGCAGACCGCCCAGGCCCACCGCCAGGCCGCCGTGGCGCAGGCCGAGGCCATCATCGACGCCGGCGTCCAGAGCTTCATGCACTGGATGGAGCTGCGCACCCCGGCCGCGGGCCCGTCCGGCGGCGTGGTGCCGCTGATCCGGCAGCTCAACACCCAGACCGACGAGTGGCGCGCGCTGGAGATCGCGCGCGCCAAGAAGCTGCTGGCCAAGGGCGAGGACATCGACACGGTGCTCGAGGCCCTCTCGCGCGGCCTCACCCAGAAGATGCTGCACGGCACCATGGCCGAGCTGCGCGCGGGCGACGCCGAGACGCGCGCCCAGACGGCGCAGACCGTCTCGCGCCTGTTCCTGCGCTCCAGCTCCCGCAACGGGCTCTAG
- a CDS encoding LysR substrate-binding domain-containing protein, with protein sequence MRMHSPSLPELHAFAAAARLGSFSRAAGELHVTQGAISRAIARLEEHLGVALFEREGRRSVLTRAGADYLDAVGPSITAIESATLAVRTRRSPRQLRLSVPPTLFSHWLIPRLPDFSARHPGIGLSFAPYRRDDPLSAPDIDAWIRIGQADWPAGITAEYLVGRELVPLCRPADLPQLRTPADLLARPLLFHTNYPGNWAHWFANVGCAHGPLVPAADFDQVSLLVQAVIAGMGVAVVQRALVEPELAAGRIAVAIALEPPVLLDRGYHLCRPAGRAPSPALENLRAWLLEQAAACA encoded by the coding sequence ATGCGCATGCACTCGCCCTCCCTGCCCGAGCTCCACGCCTTCGCCGCCGCGGCGCGCCTGGGCAGCTTCTCGCGCGCGGCCGGGGAGCTGCACGTGACGCAGGGCGCCATCAGCCGCGCCATCGCCCGGCTGGAGGAGCACCTGGGCGTGGCGCTGTTCGAGCGCGAGGGCCGGCGCAGCGTGCTCACGCGCGCCGGGGCCGACTACCTGGACGCCGTGGGCCCGTCCATCACTGCCATCGAATCGGCCACGCTGGCCGTGCGCACGCGGCGCAGCCCACGCCAGCTTCGCCTGTCGGTGCCGCCCACGCTGTTCAGCCACTGGCTCATCCCGCGCCTGCCCGACTTCTCCGCGCGCCACCCGGGCATAGGCCTGTCGTTCGCGCCCTACCGGCGCGACGACCCGCTCTCCGCGCCCGACATCGACGCCTGGATCCGCATAGGCCAGGCCGACTGGCCCGCGGGCATCACGGCCGAATACCTCGTGGGGCGCGAGCTCGTGCCCCTGTGCCGCCCCGCGGACCTGCCGCAGCTGCGCACGCCGGCCGACCTGCTCGCGCGGCCGCTGCTGTTCCACACCAACTACCCGGGCAACTGGGCGCACTGGTTCGCCAACGTGGGCTGCGCGCACGGGCCGCTCGTGCCCGCGGCGGACTTCGACCAGGTGTCGCTGCTGGTGCAGGCCGTGATCGCCGGCATGGGCGTGGCCGTGGTGCAGCGCGCCCTGGTGGAGCCCGAGCTGGCCGCCGGGCGCATCGCCGTGGCCATCGCGCTGGAGCCGCCCGTGCTGCTGGACCGCGGCTACCACCTGTGCCGCCCCGCCGGCCGCGCGCCCAGCCCGGCGCTGGAGAACCTGCGCGCATGGCTGCTGGAGCAGGCGGCCGCCTGCGCCTGA
- a CDS encoding tripartite tricarboxylate transporter substrate binding protein BugE produces the protein MALRRTLLSTLAACAAAAFAPLALAQADDYPNRPVKLIVPFAPGGSTDMVARLLADKLSTVLGKAVVVDNKGGAGGSIGADAIAKAAPDGYTIGMATVSTHGANPALYAKLPYDAVKDFAPITNVMSVPSVFVVHPGVPARTMREFVALAKAQPGKYTFASPGTGSLGHANIENFMHLAGIELLHIPYKGAGQAMTDALAGQVNAMTDNLPSTLPNIQSGKLRPLAVLALKRSPVLPDVPTYAELGYPGMGDGGWFGLVAPAGTPREIVARLNAAAHKAMAMPDYVEKQKSISGESMANTPEQFARQIQAAIERYTAVAKRAHIRLD, from the coding sequence ATGGCACTGCGCCGCACCCTGCTGTCCACCCTGGCCGCCTGCGCCGCCGCCGCCTTCGCGCCGCTGGCCCTGGCGCAGGCGGACGACTACCCGAACCGCCCCGTCAAGCTGATCGTGCCCTTTGCGCCGGGCGGCTCCACCGACATGGTGGCGCGCCTGCTGGCCGACAAGCTCTCCACGGTGCTGGGCAAGGCGGTGGTGGTGGACAACAAGGGCGGCGCGGGCGGCTCCATCGGCGCCGACGCCATCGCCAAGGCCGCGCCCGACGGTTACACCATCGGCATGGCCACGGTGAGCACGCACGGCGCCAACCCGGCGCTGTATGCCAAGCTGCCTTACGACGCGGTGAAGGACTTCGCGCCCATCACCAACGTGATGAGCGTGCCCAGCGTGTTCGTGGTGCACCCGGGCGTGCCCGCCAGGACCATGCGGGAGTTCGTCGCGCTGGCCAAGGCGCAGCCGGGCAAGTACACCTTCGCCTCGCCGGGCACGGGGTCGCTGGGGCACGCCAACATCGAGAACTTCATGCACCTGGCCGGCATCGAGCTGCTGCACATCCCCTACAAGGGCGCGGGGCAGGCCATGACCGACGCGCTGGCCGGGCAGGTGAACGCGATGACGGACAACCTGCCCTCCACGCTGCCCAACATCCAGTCGGGCAAGCTGCGCCCGCTGGCCGTGCTGGCCTTGAAGCGCAGCCCCGTGCTGCCCGACGTGCCCACCTACGCCGAACTGGGCTACCCCGGCATGGGCGACGGCGGCTGGTTCGGCCTGGTGGCGCCTGCGGGCACGCCCAGGGAGATCGTCGCCAGGCTCAACGCCGCCGCGCACAAGGCCATGGCCATGCCCGACTACGTGGAGAAGCAAAAGAGCATTTCCGGCGAGTCGATGGCCAACACGCCCGAGCAGTTCGCCCGGCAGATCCAGGCCGCTATCGAGCGCTACACGGCCGTGGCCAAGCGCGCCCACATCCGGCTCGACTGA
- a CDS encoding N-formylglutamate amidohydrolase translates to MDDDLRPRPDTPVEVWHPTAAPLPLVCDSPHSGTAYPEDFGHAVPMQLLRRGEDTYVHRLWRSAPAHGATLIAATFPRTYIDVNRAETDLDPAQIDGEWPVPLAPGPKTRQGLGLVWQQIVKDGVPTPLYARRRTVAEVQRRIERYWRPYHAQLAQAIDASVRRFGGVWHLNLHSMPNDVYKRLGRVDAPQLADFVLGDRDGTTCAPEFVHLIADTLKGFGYSVAVNEPYKGVELIGRIGQPQLNRHSLQIEIRRPVYMDEDTRAPHAGFAPLQQHLDLLLGVVAQYVRGRLAGSEQNWP, encoded by the coding sequence ATGGACGACGACCTGCGCCCCCGGCCGGACACGCCGGTCGAGGTCTGGCACCCCACGGCCGCGCCGCTGCCGCTGGTGTGCGACTCGCCCCACAGTGGCACGGCCTACCCCGAGGACTTCGGCCACGCCGTGCCCATGCAGCTGCTGCGCCGTGGCGAGGACACGTACGTGCACCGGCTCTGGCGCAGCGCCCCGGCGCACGGCGCCACGCTGATCGCCGCGACCTTCCCGCGCACCTACATCGACGTGAACCGCGCCGAAACGGACCTGGACCCCGCGCAGATCGACGGCGAATGGCCCGTGCCGCTCGCGCCCGGCCCCAAGACCCGGCAGGGCCTGGGCCTCGTCTGGCAGCAGATCGTGAAGGACGGCGTGCCCACGCCGCTCTACGCGCGCCGGCGCACCGTGGCCGAGGTGCAGCGCCGCATCGAGCGCTACTGGCGCCCCTATCACGCGCAGCTCGCGCAGGCCATAGACGCGAGCGTGCGGCGCTTCGGCGGCGTGTGGCACCTGAACCTGCACTCCATGCCCAACGACGTCTATAAGCGCCTGGGCCGCGTGGATGCGCCGCAGCTGGCCGACTTCGTGCTGGGCGACCGCGACGGCACCACCTGCGCGCCGGAGTTCGTCCACCTGATCGCCGACACGCTCAAGGGCTTCGGCTACAGCGTGGCCGTGAACGAGCCCTACAAGGGCGTGGAGCTGATCGGCCGCATCGGCCAGCCGCAGCTCAACCGCCACAGCCTGCAGATCGAGATCCGCCGCCCGGTCTACATGGACGAGGACACGCGCGCGCCCCACGCGGGCTTCGCGCCGCTGCAGCAGCACCTGGACCTGCTGCTGGGCGTGGTGGCGCAGTACGTGCGCGGGCGGCTCGCGGGTTCGGAGCAAAATTGGCCCTGA
- a CDS encoding DUF3772 domain-containing protein encodes MRLPDNARMQRHRFLPWLFLLCLAASLSLWPAQAENRTAATAAAEQSADEPPLPPVDELRRQLDALPQKIGEQDDGRKLLAEVNAIGAAAERLAARRTADLADVDLRLSGLGPAPEKGSPADTPDVAEQRAALNKQRTAIDAELKLARLVAVDAAQRGTDLIRQRRAQFQAQLTTRTDSPLGITFWRNLRNSAPTDGARLRALAGELRDAAATAAQPPHRAAFAGYLALALLLAVAGTWAAEHILMRVLPPRLPAARLRRSLLAASAIAANVLIISAALQFVWSGVALGGPLPENLRALQQATLRAAAYAAFTITLGHALLSPRRSSWRLLPISDGLARRLARFPWWMGLLSALGVLVADVNDIVGASLAAEVLVHAAFALLVSATMAMALGRMRVGEAQPDAPPQPLWVGLLLAGAGIAVATAVLAVALGFVALAGTLARQMAWSSVVFASIYLLAHLTDDLCDAILSSRGGFGARIHATLGIDAPLLDQAAVLISGVLRVALFFYMLIALMAPFGTGPDELFRRGTNVDHSLRIGDLALAPQALFTALAVICGGFLAIRMSKRWLTERYFPHTTLEPGMRSSIVTLLGYVGGVLVIAVALAGLGISVERIAWVASALSVGIGFGLQAIVQNFISGLILLAERPVKVGDWVVLGDTEGDVRRVNVRATEIQLGDRSTVIVPNSEFITKTVRNVTAGSAQGRVLLRLPAPLDTDARRMRELILQAFQAHQAVLEAPAPSVTLEGIQSGTLTFLAIGYVGSPRDVGGVRSDLLFSILDALREAGLALSPPATTSVAQREPPPEPPPLSERT; translated from the coding sequence ATGCGGCTCCCGGACAATGCGCGCATGCAACGCCACCGTTTCCTGCCCTGGCTGTTCCTGCTCTGCCTGGCTGCCAGCCTGAGCCTTTGGCCCGCCCAGGCCGAGAACCGCACGGCCGCCACTGCGGCCGCCGAGCAGTCCGCCGACGAACCGCCCCTGCCGCCCGTGGACGAGCTGCGCCGCCAGCTCGACGCCCTGCCCCAGAAGATCGGCGAGCAGGACGACGGCCGCAAGCTCCTGGCCGAAGTGAACGCCATAGGCGCCGCGGCCGAGCGCCTGGCCGCGCGCCGTACGGCCGACCTGGCGGACGTGGACCTGCGCCTCTCGGGCCTGGGCCCCGCGCCCGAGAAGGGCTCACCCGCCGATACGCCCGACGTGGCCGAGCAGCGCGCCGCGCTGAACAAGCAGCGCACGGCCATCGACGCGGAGCTCAAGCTCGCGCGCCTCGTCGCCGTCGATGCCGCGCAGCGCGGCACCGACCTGATCCGCCAGCGCCGCGCGCAATTCCAGGCGCAGCTCACCACGCGCACGGATTCGCCGCTGGGCATCACCTTCTGGCGCAACCTTCGCAATTCCGCGCCCACCGACGGCGCGCGGCTGCGGGCGCTAGCGGGCGAGCTGCGCGACGCCGCGGCCACCGCCGCGCAGCCGCCGCACCGCGCCGCGTTCGCGGGCTACCTCGCGCTGGCGCTGCTGCTGGCGGTGGCGGGCACCTGGGCGGCCGAGCACATCCTCATGCGCGTGCTGCCGCCGCGCCTGCCCGCCGCGCGACTGCGGCGCTCGCTGCTCGCGGCGTCGGCCATCGCGGCCAACGTGCTCATCATCAGCGCGGCGCTGCAGTTCGTCTGGAGCGGGGTTGCGCTCGGCGGTCCGTTGCCCGAGAACCTGCGCGCGCTGCAGCAGGCCACGCTGCGCGCGGCCGCCTACGCGGCGTTCACCATCACGCTGGGGCACGCGCTGCTGTCGCCGCGGCGCAGCTCGTGGCGGCTGCTGCCGATATCCGACGGGCTCGCGCGGCGCCTGGCGCGGTTCCCGTGGTGGATGGGCCTGCTGTCGGCGCTGGGCGTGCTGGTGGCCGACGTGAACGACATCGTGGGCGCGAGCCTCGCGGCCGAGGTGCTGGTGCATGCCGCGTTCGCGCTGCTGGTGTCGGCCACCATGGCCATGGCGCTCGGGCGCATGCGCGTGGGCGAAGCGCAGCCGGACGCCCCGCCCCAGCCGCTGTGGGTGGGGCTGCTGCTGGCCGGCGCGGGCATCGCCGTGGCGACCGCCGTGCTGGCCGTGGCACTGGGCTTCGTGGCGCTGGCGGGCACGCTCGCGCGGCAGATGGCGTGGAGCAGCGTGGTGTTCGCCAGCATCTACCTGCTGGCGCACCTGACCGACGACCTGTGCGACGCGATCCTGTCCTCGCGCGGGGGCTTCGGCGCGCGCATCCACGCCACGCTGGGCATCGACGCGCCGCTGCTCGACCAGGCGGCGGTGCTCATCTCGGGCGTGCTGCGCGTGGCGCTGTTCTTCTACATGCTCATCGCGCTCATGGCGCCGTTCGGCACCGGGCCCGACGAACTGTTCCGCCGCGGCACGAACGTGGACCACAGCCTCAGGATCGGCGACCTCGCGCTCGCGCCGCAGGCCCTGTTCACGGCGCTGGCCGTGATCTGCGGCGGCTTCCTCGCGATCCGCATGAGCAAGCGGTGGCTGACCGAACGCTACTTCCCGCACACCACGCTGGAGCCCGGCATGCGCAGCTCCATCGTCACGCTGCTGGGCTACGTGGGCGGCGTGCTGGTGATTGCCGTGGCGCTGGCGGGCCTGGGCATCAGCGTGGAGCGCATCGCCTGGGTGGCGAGCGCCCTGTCGGTGGGCATCGGCTTCGGGTTGCAGGCGATCGTGCAGAACTTCATCTCGGGCCTGATCCTGCTGGCCGAGCGGCCCGTGAAGGTGGGCGACTGGGTGGTGCTGGGCGACACCGAGGGCGACGTGCGCCGCGTGAACGTGCGCGCCACCGAGATCCAGCTGGGCGACCGCTCCACCGTGATCGTGCCCAACTCCGAGTTCATCACCAAGACGGTGCGCAACGTGACCGCGGGCAGCGCGCAGGGCCGCGTGCTGCTGCGTCTGCCCGCGCCGCTCGATACCGACGCGCGGCGCATGCGCGAGCTGATCCTGCAGGCGTTCCAGGCACACCAGGCCGTCCTGGAGGCGCCCGCGCCCTCGGTCACGCTGGAGGGCATCCAGAGCGGCACGCTCACCTTCCTGGCCATCGGCTACGTGGGCAGCCCGCGCGACGTGGGCGGCGTGCGCAGCGACCTGCTGTTCTCCATCCTCGACGCGCTGCGCGAGGCGGGCCTGGCGCTCTCGCCGCCGGCCACCACGTCGGTGGCGCAGCGCGAACCGCCGCCGGAGCCACCGCCGCTCTCCGAACGCACCTGA
- the ugpQ gene encoding glycerophosphodiester phosphodiesterase translates to MSTLASTTWPYPRWIAHRGAGRLAPENTLAAFRLGAQHGYRMFECDAKLSGDGVVFLMHDATLERTTSGHGIGGERPWSDLAQLDAGGWHSRQYAGEPLPTLANVAHWCIANGCHLNIEIKPTPGTELETGRAVAQLAARLWQGRDVPPLLTSFKPQALAAAREAAPDLPRGLLLDQLRAGWLDEARTLGCLAVVCNHALWSAATVAEVHGAGLRALSYTVNDEWAAERLIALRTDGIITDRVDLFPPA, encoded by the coding sequence ATGTCTACCCTTGCCTCCACCACCTGGCCCTACCCGCGCTGGATCGCCCATCGCGGCGCCGGCAGGCTCGCGCCCGAGAACACCCTGGCTGCCTTCCGCCTGGGCGCGCAGCATGGCTACCGCATGTTCGAGTGCGACGCCAAGCTCTCCGGCGACGGCGTGGTGTTCCTGATGCACGACGCCACGCTGGAGCGCACCACGAGCGGCCATGGCATCGGCGGCGAACGCCCCTGGAGCGACCTGGCCCAGCTCGACGCAGGCGGCTGGCATTCGCGCCAGTACGCGGGCGAGCCCCTGCCCACGCTGGCCAACGTGGCGCACTGGTGCATCGCCAACGGCTGCCACCTGAACATCGAGATCAAGCCCACGCCCGGCACCGAGCTGGAGACCGGCCGCGCCGTGGCTCAGCTCGCCGCGCGCCTGTGGCAGGGCCGGGACGTGCCGCCGCTGCTGACCTCGTTCAAGCCCCAGGCCCTGGCCGCCGCGCGCGAGGCCGCGCCCGATCTGCCGCGCGGCCTGCTGCTGGACCAGCTGCGCGCGGGCTGGCTGGACGAGGCGCGTACGCTGGGCTGCCTGGCCGTGGTCTGCAACCACGCGCTGTGGAGCGCCGCCACCGTGGCCGAGGTGCACGGCGCCGGCCTGCGCGCCCTGAGCTACACCGTGAACGACGAATGGGCCGCCGAGCGCCTGATCGCGCTGCGCACCGACGGCATCATCACCGACCGCGTGGACCTGTTTCCGCCCGCGTAG